Proteins encoded in a region of the Variovorax sp. PAMC 28711 genome:
- a CDS encoding 2-keto-4-pentenoate hydratase, which produces MEDRGHQHRGQKHINVSGPLAGRLFAERIHADGATLSMAGNRMAVAEAEFVFEMAHDLVPRTAPYSQTEVMAAVAELHLGIEVPNSRFLNFVGAGEAQLIADNACGHEFVLGPRVDIAWRDIELAAHAVHATVEGTSRRYERDGIGANVLGDPRIALTWLANELSSLGVTLGAGQLVTTGTCVVPLEIAVGDTVTADFGVLGVVSARFTA; this is translated from the coding sequence ATGGAAGATCGCGGCCACCAGCATCGCGGGCAGAAGCACATCAACGTCAGCGGCCCGCTCGCGGGCCGGCTGTTCGCCGAGCGCATTCACGCGGACGGCGCCACGCTGTCGATGGCGGGCAATCGCATGGCGGTGGCCGAGGCCGAATTCGTCTTCGAGATGGCGCACGACCTGGTGCCGCGCACGGCGCCGTACAGCCAAACCGAAGTGATGGCTGCCGTCGCCGAACTGCACCTCGGCATCGAAGTGCCGAACTCGCGCTTTCTGAATTTCGTCGGCGCCGGCGAGGCTCAGCTCATTGCCGACAACGCCTGCGGCCACGAATTCGTCCTTGGCCCGCGTGTCGACATCGCCTGGCGCGACATCGAACTGGCGGCACATGCCGTGCACGCGACTGTCGAAGGCACGTCGCGCCGCTACGAACGCGACGGCATCGGCGCCAACGTGCTGGGCGACCCGCGCATCGCACTCACCTGGCTCGCGAACGAGTTGTCGTCGTTGGGCGTCACGCTCGGAGCGGGGCAACTCGTGACAACGGGGACGTGCGTGGTGCCGCTCGAAATTGCCGTGGGCGATACGGTGACCGCCGACTTCGGCGTGCTGGGCGTCGTGTCGGCGCGCTTTACGGCTTGA
- a CDS encoding M48 metallopeptidase family protein, translating to MRYLSGYAPTLQAQVQQLIADDGLGALLKNRYTEVHTVRTDRALYDYVNALRGEFMRNAPPLAKVMFDNKLHVIRNALGTHTTVSRVQGGKLKAKREIRVASLFKEVPEGWLRMIVVHELAHMKERDHDKAFYSLCTHMEPDYHRLELDLRLYLTHLEGGGARLWSTDLDPLKP from the coding sequence ATGAGATACCTGTCGGGCTACGCGCCGACGTTACAGGCCCAAGTGCAGCAACTGATCGCCGACGACGGCCTCGGCGCGCTGCTGAAGAATCGCTACACCGAGGTGCACACGGTGCGCACCGATCGTGCGCTCTACGACTACGTGAATGCGCTCAGGGGCGAGTTCATGCGCAACGCGCCGCCGCTCGCCAAGGTGATGTTCGACAACAAGCTGCACGTGATCCGCAACGCGCTGGGCACGCACACGACGGTGTCGCGCGTGCAGGGCGGCAAGCTGAAAGCGAAGCGCGAGATCCGGGTGGCCAGCCTCTTCAAGGAAGTCCCCGAAGGATGGCTGCGCATGATCGTCGTGCACGAGCTCGCACACATGAAAGAGCGCGATCATGACAAGGCCTTCTATTCGCTGTGCACGCACATGGAGCCGGATTACCACCGGCTGGAACTCGATCTTCGGCTCTACCTGACGCACCTGGAAGGCGGCGGCGCGCGCCTGTGGTCGACCGATCTCGATCCGCTCAAGCCGTAA
- a CDS encoding Hsp70 family protein, whose translation MLSTAAIAAPSIGIDFGTSNSAVACRVDGTARLLPVEGSATTLPTAIFFNAEDRSTHFGREAIALYLAGTEGRLMRSLKSLLGSALMQEKTAIYDGLVSFEDIIARFLHELGNRAETELGMRPSRVVIGRPVHFVDDDDKRDQRAEESLRHAAHAAGFKDIAFQLEPIAAAFDYEQRVTKESVILIVDIGGGTSDFTVVRVGPERALRAERDDDVLATTGVHIGGTDFDQRLNLDRVMPLLGFRHTGVQGREVPSKVFFELSSWHLINWLYAPKAIRQAQELRTSYSDPRLHQRLMTALEERDGHRIASDVEQAKIDGSISDATVSIDLSYLEVELAASLSPADMAQQLAALLDSVVACAHACVKRAGLRSNDLDAVYLTGGSSALRPFQQALRKSFVGVPLIEGDLFGGVAAGLACAARFR comes from the coding sequence ATCTTGAGCACGGCCGCCATCGCCGCGCCTTCGATCGGCATCGACTTCGGCACCTCCAACTCCGCGGTCGCCTGCCGGGTCGACGGCACCGCGCGCCTGCTGCCGGTCGAAGGCAGCGCGACCACGCTGCCGACGGCCATCTTCTTCAACGCCGAAGACCGCAGCACGCACTTCGGCCGCGAAGCGATCGCCCTCTATTTGGCGGGGACCGAGGGGCGCCTGATGCGCTCGCTCAAGAGCTTGCTGGGCAGTGCGCTCATGCAGGAAAAAACCGCGATCTACGACGGGCTGGTGAGCTTCGAGGACATCATCGCGCGCTTCCTGCACGAGCTCGGCAACCGCGCCGAGACCGAACTCGGCATGCGCCCCAGCCGGGTCGTGATCGGCCGGCCGGTGCACTTCGTCGACGACGACGACAAGCGTGACCAGCGCGCCGAAGAGAGCCTGCGCCACGCGGCGCACGCGGCCGGCTTCAAGGACATCGCCTTCCAGCTCGAGCCGATCGCCGCGGCCTTCGACTACGAGCAACGCGTGACGAAGGAGTCGGTCATCCTGATCGTCGACATCGGCGGCGGCACCTCCGACTTCACCGTGGTGCGCGTGGGGCCCGAACGCGCCTTGCGCGCCGAACGCGACGACGACGTGCTCGCCACCACCGGCGTGCACATCGGCGGCACCGATTTCGACCAGCGCCTGAACCTCGACCGCGTGATGCCGCTCCTCGGTTTCCGGCACACCGGCGTGCAGGGGCGCGAAGTCCCGAGCAAGGTGTTCTTCGAACTGTCGTCGTGGCACCTCATCAATTGGCTCTATGCACCCAAGGCCATCCGCCAGGCGCAGGAACTGCGCACGAGCTACAGCGACCCGCGGCTGCATCAACGCCTGATGACCGCACTGGAAGAACGCGACGGCCATCGCATCGCGAGCGATGTGGAGCAGGCCAAGATCGATGGCTCCATCAGCGACGCCACGGTGTCGATCGATTTGTCCTACCTCGAAGTCGAGCTGGCCGCCTCGCTCTCGCCCGCCGACATGGCGCAGCAACTGGCCGCGCTGCTCGACAGCGTGGTCGCGTGCGCCCATGCCTGCGTGAAGCGCGCGGGCCTGCGCAGCAACGACCTCGACGCGGTCTATCTGACCGGCGGTTCGTCGGCGCTGCGACCGTTCCAGCAGGCGTTGCGCAAGAGCTTCGTCGGCGTCCCGCTGATTGAGGGCGACCTGTTCGGCGGCGTGGCCGCGGGCCTCGCGTGCGCGGCACGATTTCGATGA
- the lysS gene encoding lysine--tRNA ligase, producing the protein MSDHLIPHVPTPAAPPAAPAVDENQLITERREKLGLLRTAQAAGKGVTFPNDFKPRHRADALGAAHGGIDAEPLEAQAVSVSVAGRMMLKRVMGKASFATVQDATGRIQLYVTRDALGEAIYADFKRWDLGDIIGAEGTLMKTKTGELSVKVTKLRLLTKSLRPLPDKFHGMADQEQKYRQRYVDLITDEAARDRFKARSKAVSALREFMVANDFLEVETPMLHPIPGGANAKPFKTHHNALDQEMFLRIAPELYLKRLIVGGFERVFEINRSYRNEGISVRHNPEFTMMEFYAAYWNYQDLMDFTELIIRTIAKKTVGSEQLTYGGKAVDLGQPFERLTIREAIVKHTDAGDNVDDSAWLINALRKLGLNEEKDKLSQRSLASLQVMYFEETVEEKLWQPTFIMEHPTEISPLARANDDRPEVTERFELYITGREFGNGFSELNDAEDQAARFNAQVAAKDSGDDEAMFYDHDFVRALEYGMPPTGGCGIGIDRFMMLLTDSPSIRDVILFPALRRES; encoded by the coding sequence ATGTCCGATCATCTGATTCCACACGTTCCCACGCCGGCGGCACCGCCGGCCGCACCCGCTGTCGACGAAAACCAGCTCATCACCGAGCGCCGCGAAAAGCTCGGCCTGCTGCGCACCGCGCAAGCCGCAGGCAAGGGCGTCACGTTCCCCAACGACTTCAAACCCCGCCATCGTGCGGACGCCTTGGGCGCCGCGCACGGCGGGATCGACGCCGAGCCCCTGGAAGCGCAGGCCGTGTCGGTCAGCGTGGCCGGCCGCATGATGCTCAAGCGCGTGATGGGCAAGGCCAGTTTCGCGACCGTGCAAGACGCCACCGGCCGCATCCAGCTTTACGTGACGCGCGATGCGCTGGGCGAAGCGATCTACGCCGATTTCAAACGCTGGGATCTGGGCGACATCATCGGCGCCGAAGGCACGCTCATGAAGACCAAGACCGGCGAGTTGTCGGTCAAGGTCACGAAGCTTCGCCTGCTCACCAAGAGCCTGCGCCCGCTGCCCGACAAGTTCCACGGCATGGCCGACCAGGAACAGAAGTACCGCCAGCGCTATGTCGACCTCATCACCGACGAGGCCGCACGGGACCGCTTCAAGGCGCGCAGCAAGGCGGTGAGCGCACTGCGTGAGTTCATGGTGGCCAACGACTTCCTCGAAGTCGAGACGCCGATGCTGCACCCCATCCCGGGCGGCGCCAACGCCAAGCCCTTCAAGACGCACCACAACGCGCTCGACCAGGAGATGTTCCTGCGCATCGCGCCCGAGCTGTACCTCAAGCGCCTGATCGTCGGCGGCTTCGAGCGCGTCTTCGAGATCAACCGGAGCTACCGCAACGAAGGCATCTCCGTGCGGCACAACCCCGAGTTCACGATGATGGAGTTCTACGCGGCGTACTGGAACTACCAGGACCTGATGGACTTCACCGAGCTGATCATCCGCACGATCGCCAAGAAGACGGTCGGCAGCGAGCAGCTCACGTACGGCGGCAAGGCCGTCGACCTGGGCCAGCCGTTCGAGCGCCTCACGATCCGCGAGGCCATCGTCAAGCACACCGACGCTGGCGACAACGTCGACGACAGCGCCTGGCTCATCAACGCGCTGCGCAAGCTCGGCCTGAATGAGGAGAAGGACAAGCTCTCCCAACGCAGCCTCGCGAGCCTGCAGGTCATGTACTTCGAAGAGACGGTTGAAGAAAAGCTCTGGCAACCAACCTTCATCATGGAACACCCGACCGAGATCTCGCCGCTGGCCCGCGCCAACGACGACCGGCCGGAAGTCACCGAGCGCTTCGAGCTCTACATCACCGGCCGCGAATTCGGCAATGGCTTCAGCGAGCTGAACGACGCCGAGGACCAGGCCGCGCGCTTCAACGCGCAGGTCGCCGCCAAGGATTCGGGCGACGACGAGGCAATGTTCTACGACCACGATTTCGTGCGTGCGCTCGAGTACGGCATGCCGCCCACCGGCGGCTGCGGCATCGGCATCGACCGCTTCATGATGCTGCTGACCGATTCGCCGAGCATTCGCGACGTGATCCTGTTTCCGGCGCTGCGTCGGGAATCTTGA
- a CDS encoding LON peptidase substrate-binding domain-containing protein: MTTQPLLYSLPLFSLGAVLFPDGVLPLRIFEVRYLDMIGKCHKHGAPFGVVALSQGDEVRKAGAATESFAAVGTLATIKTFEAPQAGLLQIECLGTQRFRVQASALQKYGLWTADVEAMADDVALAIPDDLGHTAVALKRLVDALEERQRMETGDTSPLPIGSPRRFDDCGWVANRWCEMLPVSTAARQRLMELDSPLMRLELVSDLLARTGIAE; encoded by the coding sequence ATGACGACACAACCCCTTCTGTATTCGCTGCCTTTGTTCTCCCTGGGCGCGGTCCTTTTTCCGGACGGCGTGCTGCCGTTGCGCATCTTCGAGGTGCGTTACCTCGACATGATCGGCAAGTGCCACAAGCACGGCGCGCCCTTCGGCGTGGTGGCGCTGTCGCAAGGCGACGAGGTGCGCAAGGCCGGTGCCGCCACCGAGAGCTTCGCAGCGGTCGGTACGCTCGCCACGATCAAGACCTTCGAAGCGCCGCAAGCCGGCCTTCTGCAGATCGAGTGCCTCGGGACGCAGCGCTTTCGCGTCCAGGCCAGCGCGCTGCAGAAATACGGTCTCTGGACGGCCGACGTCGAGGCGATGGCCGACGACGTCGCCCTGGCCATCCCCGACGATCTGGGGCACACGGCCGTCGCGCTGAAGCGCCTGGTCGATGCGCTGGAGGAGCGGCAACGCATGGAGACCGGCGACACGTCGCCGCTGCCGATCGGATCGCCCCGCCGCTTCGACGATTGTGGATGGGTCGCCAACCGCTGGTGCGAAATGCTGCCGGTATCGACCGCCGCCCGACAACGGCTCATGGAACTCGACAGCCCGCTGATGCGGCTCGAACTCGTCAGCGATCTGCTCGCACGCACTGGGATTGCTGAATAG
- a CDS encoding YggT family protein: MLYQIPSFLLDVIVGLLGGACLLRLYMQYHRVPFGNPLGRFVFAITDWIVMPLRRIVPSYKRWDLASPIAAWLLVMAKFLLLWLLLGDFGKIAILPLISLVGLLQLAVSGLTALLIVYAILSWVPSANSMLLELIGRLAEPVVRPFRRFIPLVGGVDLSPLAAIVMLQVIAIVLGNAMGWAFSLG; encoded by the coding sequence ATGCTCTACCAGATCCCCTCGTTCCTGCTCGACGTGATCGTCGGCCTCCTCGGCGGCGCCTGCCTGCTGCGGCTCTACATGCAATACCACCGTGTGCCGTTCGGCAATCCGCTCGGGCGCTTCGTGTTCGCCATCACCGACTGGATCGTGATGCCGCTGCGGCGCATCGTGCCGTCGTACAAGCGCTGGGACCTGGCCAGCCCGATCGCGGCCTGGCTGCTGGTGATGGCGAAATTCCTGCTGCTGTGGCTGCTGCTTGGCGACTTCGGAAAGATCGCGATCCTTCCACTGATTTCGCTGGTCGGCTTGCTGCAGCTGGCGGTGTCGGGACTGACCGCGCTGTTGATCGTCTACGCGATCCTGTCGTGGGTGCCGTCGGCCAATTCGATGCTGCTGGAGCTCATCGGTCGGCTGGCCGAGCCCGTGGTTCGGCCGTTCCGCCGTTTCATCCCGCTGGTCGGCGGCGTCGACCTGTCGCCGCTGGCCGCCATCGTGATGCTGCAGGTGATCGCGATCGTCCTGGGCAACGCGATGGGCTGGGCCTTTTCGCTGGGTTAA